One Elusimicrobiota bacterium genomic region harbors:
- the rplU gene encoding 50S ribosomal protein L21, which yields MYAIIDVGGKQYKAEKGKTIKMDLLEKQIGDAVEFKSILISGDDKKLQTSPNSKVFGKVVDICKGRKVVVFKKRPKKGYKKTIGHRQDYTEVEITGIGS from the coding sequence ATGTATGCGATAATTGACGTTGGTGGAAAACAGTATAAGGCAGAGAAAGGTAAAACAATTAAGATGGATTTGTTGGAAAAGCAGATAGGTGATGCAGTTGAGTTCAAGTCGATTCTTATTTCAGGTGACGATAAAAAGTTACAGACATCTCCTAATTCAAAAGTGTTTGGTAAAGTAGTAGATATTTGCAAAGGTAGAAAGGTAGTTGTTTTTAAGAAACGGCCCAAAAAAGGTTATAAAAAAACGATTGGACACAGGCAAGATTATACAGAAGTAGAAATAACAGGAATTGGCAGTTAA
- the nusA gene encoding transcription termination factor NusA yields the protein MAEQTIELLPVIEQIEREKGIKKADLLATIESALVSAFRKHSGNKNLNLEVHLDEATGKIKAYHIKKVVESLTDPDNEISLTEAIKLKPKAKLDMDLKFEVSIDDFGRIAAQTAKQVIIQKIRDVEKDNLFIDFSSKVGKVITGMVYKFVGRNIIIDIDHGEAILPVREQCAREKFKIGDRIKVYVLKVEKTPKGPQMVVSRMHHELIRHLFRLEVPEVYDNTVEIKNIVREPDSRIKVAVLSHNMKVDAIGSCVGVKGIRIKSIIQELQGARIDMVAFSTDMTQYIVNALSPAKVISIDTKPERKIANITVADDQLSLAIGKAGQNVRLAVKLTGWHIDIKSESEKKSNKTAEIEQKMDSFIGIKGVGKKTAEILIKSGFKTIESLANASLETLTTLQGIGEKTAQKIIEAAKKSLETKKVKVQKEVEVEKEVVEQKEEEVQKEAEVQDGEEETKG from the coding sequence ATGGCTGAACAAACAATTGAACTTTTACCGGTAATTGAACAAATTGAAAGAGAAAAAGGTATTAAAAAAGCCGATCTTTTAGCGACAATAGAATCAGCGCTTGTATCTGCTTTTAGAAAGCATTCAGGCAATAAAAATCTTAATTTAGAAGTACATCTGGATGAAGCTACAGGCAAAATTAAAGCATATCACATTAAAAAGGTGGTGGAAAGTCTTACTGACCCGGATAATGAAATATCTCTTACCGAAGCTATAAAGCTTAAACCGAAAGCAAAATTAGATATGGATTTAAAGTTTGAGGTTTCTATTGATGATTTTGGAAGAATAGCAGCCCAGACAGCAAAGCAGGTTATTATCCAGAAAATCAGGGATGTTGAAAAAGATAATCTGTTTATAGATTTTTCTTCAAAAGTCGGTAAAGTAATAACCGGCATGGTTTACAAATTTGTTGGCAGAAATATTATAATTGATATAGACCATGGCGAGGCGATTTTACCTGTCCGGGAACAGTGTGCCCGTGAGAAATTTAAAATCGGAGACAGAATCAAAGTTTACGTATTAAAGGTTGAAAAAACACCAAAGGGTCCGCAGATGGTTGTGTCCCGCATGCATCATGAACTCATAAGGCATCTTTTCAGGTTAGAAGTGCCGGAGGTTTATGATAATACTGTGGAAATAAAAAATATTGTCCGGGAACCTGACTCGCGTATAAAAGTTGCAGTTTTATCTCATAATATGAAAGTCGACGCTATTGGTTCTTGTGTAGGGGTTAAAGGGATAAGGATTAAATCGATTATTCAGGAACTTCAGGGTGCGAGAATAGATATGGTTGCCTTTTCAACAGATATGACACAATATATAGTAAATGCGTTAAGTCCGGCTAAAGTGATTTCTATCGATACTAAACCTGAAAGAAAAATAGCAAATATCACGGTTGCTGATGACCAGCTTTCACTTGCTATCGGCAAGGCAGGTCAGAATGTCCGTCTTGCTGTAAAATTGACCGGTTGGCATATTGATATAAAATCTGAATCGGAGAAAAAATCAAATAAGACAGCAGAAATTGAACAGAAGATGGATAGTTTTATAGGGATTAAAGGAGTCGGCAAAAAAACAGCAGAAATACTTATAAAATCAGGGTTTAAGACAATTGAGTCGCTGGCAAATGCTTCACTGGAAACATTAACAACACTTCAGGGTATCGGTGAAAAAACAGCACAAAAAATAATAGAGGCTGCTAAAAAAAGTTTAGAAACAAAAAAAGTTAAGGTACAAAAAGAAGTAGAGGTAGAAAAAGAAGTGGTGGAACAAAAAGAAGAAGAAGTACAAAAAGAAGCGGAGGTACAAGATGGTGAAGAAGAAACTAAAGGATAA
- a CDS encoding ribosome maturation factor RimP: MEEKILEIIKDDIGKEGLEIVEIRCSKFKGRTNIRVFIDKTGGVTVADCEKASGIIGFLLDGSNLNFAGYELEVSSPGLDRPLAKEADFNKHLGETVMIFLRENFNDKNYFEGKINGSNDGFVEITAKDKNIKIPIDRISKAKLKIEI, from the coding sequence ATGGAAGAAAAAATACTTGAAATTATAAAAGACGATATTGGAAAAGAAGGTTTAGAAATAGTTGAAATCAGATGTTCTAAATTCAAGGGAAGAACGAATATTCGCGTATTTATTGATAAAACAGGCGGAGTTACAGTTGCTGATTGCGAAAAAGCAAGCGGGATTATCGGGTTCCTTTTAGACGGCAGTAATTTGAATTTTGCCGGATACGAATTAGAGGTTTCTTCACCCGGTCTTGACAGGCCGCTTGCAAAAGAGGCGGATTTTAACAAACATTTGGGTGAAACCGTTATGATATTCCTCAGGGAAAATTTTAACGATAAAAATTATTTTGAAGGAAAGATTAACGGCAGTAATGACGGTTTTGTGGAAATTACGGCTAAAGACAAAAATATAAAAATTCCAATAGATAGAATATCAAAAGCAAAACTGAAAATTGAAATATAA
- the obgE gene encoding GTPase ObgE has translation MFIDKAKLFVKAGKGGDGCLSFRREKYIPFGGPDGGNGGKGGDVIIFANENLKTLLDFKRNPHYKAKEGEHGWGSNCYGKSAEDLRIGVPLGTTVKKNGEIIADITEPKQEIIIALGGRRGRGNASFKSSKNTAPRIAEKGQPGEECIVELELKIIADVGIIGYPNAGKSTFISKVSSAKPKIADYPFTTLSPNLGVVKLYDDSLVFADIPGLIDGASAGKGLGHDFLRHIERTKILLHIVDSFGYDNKNAYSTYVAINKELKDYSPVLAKKLQVIAINKMDVFGAEKSVKLFKKRGKKVFLISALKGEGLKSLLEEIFKKIKMVKVEKPTEIKSVYYKYEPEFAVNKIGNVFEVTGKKILDLAVMTNFSEEEAAKRFQNIFKKIGVEQKLREAGIVAGDTVRVGEYEFIYEE, from the coding sequence ATGTTTATAGATAAAGCAAAACTTTTTGTTAAAGCAGGTAAAGGTGGTGACGGCTGTCTTTCTTTTAGGCGGGAGAAATATATTCCTTTTGGCGGTCCCGACGGTGGTAACGGCGGGAAAGGCGGCGATGTAATAATTTTTGCTAATGAGAATCTGAAAACGCTCTTAGATTTTAAAAGGAACCCGCATTACAAAGCAAAAGAAGGTGAACATGGTTGGGGAAGCAATTGTTACGGTAAATCAGCCGAGGACTTAAGAATAGGCGTTCCGCTCGGCACTACTGTAAAAAAGAACGGTGAAATTATAGCAGACATTACAGAACCTAAACAAGAGATTATAATCGCTTTAGGCGGTCGCAGGGGCAGGGGTAATGCAAGTTTTAAATCATCAAAAAACACCGCTCCTCGTATAGCAGAAAAGGGTCAGCCCGGCGAAGAATGCATTGTAGAATTAGAGTTAAAAATTATTGCTGATGTCGGGATTATCGGGTATCCAAATGCCGGAAAATCAACATTTATATCAAAAGTTTCTTCGGCAAAACCGAAGATAGCTGATTATCCCTTTACTACATTATCACCTAATTTGGGTGTTGTAAAATTATACGATGACTCGCTAGTTTTTGCAGATATACCGGGACTAATTGATGGTGCATCTGCCGGTAAGGGACTTGGCCATGATTTTTTAAGGCATATAGAAAGAACAAAGATTCTTTTACATATTGTTGATTCTTTCGGATATGATAATAAAAATGCATATTCAACTTATGTCGCAATCAACAAAGAATTGAAAGATTATTCGCCGGTACTTGCTAAGAAATTACAGGTAATAGCAATCAACAAAATGGATGTTTTTGGCGCTGAAAAATCAGTAAAGCTTTTTAAGAAGAGAGGAAAAAAAGTATTTTTAATTTCAGCGTTGAAAGGGGAAGGGTTGAAATCATTGTTGGAAGAAATATTTAAAAAGATTAAAATGGTTAAAGTAGAAAAACCAACTGAAATAAAAAGCGTTTATTATAAATATGAACCGGAATTTGCTGTAAATAAAATAGGAAATGTTTTTGAGGTTACGGGCAAGAAAATTTTAGATTTGGCAGTTATGACTAATTTTTCAGAAGAAGAGGCAGCTAAAAGATTTCAAAACATATTTAAAAAAATCGGTGTCGAACAAAAGTTAAGAGAAGCCGGAATTGTTGCCGGTGACACCGTGAGGGTAGGTGAATATGAGTTCATTTACGAAGAATAG
- the infB gene encoding translation initiation factor IF-2 gives MVKKKLKDKEKIEIDKKKKEKKKSEKPVKPKKEKKVKVLSSVKPEEKLEKKLEEKPVAEIAAPKEVEKPKIKKPKVKTEKAVKVKKTAVAAVPAVEKPVLPPVSPAPIKEPAVVSVKAVEKPVPVVPAKPAVPRQTIKINEIITVSELATKLNIKAVELIKKMMSMGILATINQRIVADVVKLVAAEFNYDIEMIPLYGELKTEPKEDVAKLKHRAPIVTIMGHVDHGKTSLMDAIRESNVAEKEAGGITQHIGAYKVKTTNGEIVFLDTPGHEAFTAMRARGAQVTDIVILVVAADDGIMPQTIEAIDHARAANVPIMVAINKVDLPTANVQKVKQELSNQNLLPEDWGGKTITVEVSAKKNTGVDKLLELILLQAEMMELKANPDKKAVGVIVEARVSSKIGPVATVLINSGTLKVGDHFVAGTSNGKVRAMHNDRKKRLLEAGPATPVEIMGFQWAPQSGDRFFVVSDEKEARHISETRQQLRRDEKLFSHNHLTLEDFHKNVIEGKAKELSLILKADVRGSIEVLRDSLEKLSTKDVAVRIIHFGIGGINDSDVILAAASNAVIIGFNVRSETSAMVLAQREGVDIKTYRIIYEVINDIKAAMEGLLEPDKKEVYLGRARVLKIFKVAKTGTILGNSVIDGKILRTGGARLLRDNTIIFEGKLSSLKRFKDDVKEVEKGFECGMVLDGFGDVKIGDVVESFTFELVKRKL, from the coding sequence ATGGTGAAGAAGAAACTAAAGGATAAAGAAAAAATTGAAATTGACAAAAAGAAAAAAGAAAAGAAAAAATCCGAAAAACCGGTAAAACCAAAAAAAGAAAAGAAAGTAAAAGTATTGTCATCGGTCAAACCGGAAGAAAAATTAGAAAAAAAACTGGAAGAAAAACCTGTTGCTGAAATTGCTGCGCCAAAAGAAGTTGAAAAGCCGAAAATCAAAAAACCGAAAGTAAAAACTGAAAAAGCAGTAAAAGTCAAAAAAACGGCAGTTGCTGCTGTTCCTGCTGTTGAAAAGCCGGTTTTGCCGCCGGTTTCACCCGCTCCAATAAAAGAACCGGCTGTGGTTTCTGTGAAAGCAGTTGAAAAACCTGTTCCGGTTGTTCCTGCAAAGCCTGCTGTTCCCCGTCAAACAATAAAAATTAACGAAATAATTACCGTTTCCGAACTAGCAACAAAACTAAATATAAAAGCTGTAGAATTAATTAAAAAAATGATGTCGATGGGTATTCTTGCAACTATTAACCAGCGTATTGTTGCAGATGTTGTTAAACTTGTTGCTGCTGAATTTAACTATGATATCGAGATGATTCCGCTTTATGGTGAATTAAAAACAGAGCCAAAAGAAGATGTTGCAAAATTGAAACATCGCGCCCCTATTGTTACTATAATGGGACATGTGGACCATGGTAAAACGTCGCTTATGGATGCTATAAGAGAATCCAACGTCGCTGAAAAAGAGGCGGGTGGAATTACCCAGCATATTGGTGCGTATAAAGTTAAAACAACAAACGGAGAAATAGTTTTTCTTGATACTCCCGGTCATGAAGCATTCACGGCAATGCGTGCCAGGGGAGCCCAGGTAACTGATATCGTCATATTGGTTGTTGCTGCTGATGATGGAATTATGCCTCAGACAATTGAAGCTATAGACCATGCTCGCGCTGCAAATGTCCCGATAATGGTTGCTATTAATAAAGTTGATTTACCTACGGCAAACGTACAGAAAGTAAAACAGGAACTATCAAACCAGAATTTACTTCCGGAAGATTGGGGCGGCAAAACAATCACTGTTGAGGTTTCTGCAAAAAAGAATACAGGAGTTGATAAGCTTTTAGAGTTAATTCTGCTTCAGGCTGAAATGATGGAATTAAAAGCGAACCCCGATAAAAAAGCGGTTGGCGTTATAGTTGAAGCAAGAGTTTCTTCTAAAATCGGTCCTGTAGCCACTGTTTTAATAAATAGCGGAACACTCAAAGTTGGTGACCATTTTGTTGCCGGGACTTCTAACGGCAAGGTCCGTGCCATGCATAACGATAGAAAAAAACGGCTTTTAGAGGCGGGACCTGCAACACCTGTTGAAATAATGGGTTTTCAGTGGGCGCCGCAGTCAGGTGACAGGTTCTTTGTTGTTTCTGACGAGAAAGAAGCCAGGCATATCAGTGAAACCCGCCAGCAGTTAAGAAGGGACGAAAAGCTTTTTTCTCATAATCATTTGACACTCGAAGATTTTCATAAAAATGTTATTGAAGGCAAAGCAAAAGAATTAAGTCTTATCCTTAAAGCGGATGTTCGCGGTTCTATTGAAGTCCTGCGCGATTCACTTGAAAAACTATCTACTAAAGATGTTGCAGTCAGAATAATACATTTTGGTATAGGCGGTATAAACGATTCCGATGTTATTCTTGCGGCTGCGTCAAATGCCGTTATAATCGGTTTTAATGTCAGAAGTGAAACGTCTGCAATGGTTCTTGCACAGCGGGAAGGTGTAGATATAAAAACATACAGGATTATCTATGAAGTTATAAATGATATAAAAGCAGCGATGGAAGGTCTTTTGGAACCGGACAAAAAAGAGGTTTATTTAGGCCGTGCCCGGGTTCTCAAAATTTTCAAAGTTGCAAAAACCGGAACTATTTTAGGCAATTCAGTTATTGATGGTAAAATTCTAAGAACCGGTGGTGCCAGATTATTGCGTGACAACACAATAATCTTCGAAGGAAAACTATCTTCTCTTAAAAGATTTAAGGATGATGTGAAAGAAGTTGAAAAAGGTTTTGAATGTGGTATGGTTTTAGACGGCTTCGGTGATGTAAAAATCGGTGATGTAGTTGAATCATTTACATTCGAACTTGTAAAAAGGAAACTATAG
- a CDS encoding proline--tRNA ligase, whose translation MRYSESFIPTVKETPSDADTVSQKLMLRSALIRKLTSGTYNWLPLGLRVLKKVEQIIREEMNKIGGQELLMPAILPKELWEETGRWNIYGKELFRLKDRSDREFCLGPTHEEIVTDIVRKDVRSYRQLPLMLYQFQTKFRDEIRPRFGVIRAKEFYMKDAYSFHATEEDAERYYKLVYDAYSKICERCGFKFRVVEATTGAIGGSLSHEFMVLAETGEEEIVSCDCGYGANIEKAECVKDNTKFRIQDSALKQLEEVHTPGMKTVEEVGKFLNEKLDKFIKTLIYLADGKPVMVLVRGDCEINEEKLKGFLKCNELFLADAKTVEKITGAPVGFAGPVRLPASDLPLPIYADFSIKDIVNGISGANKKDYHLKNINVSRDCKLSEVADLKKVKKGDKCPRCCKNELKFSRGIEIGHTFKLGTKYSKSMNATFLDEKGVKNHFIMGCYGIGVSRIVAAAVEQSNDKDGIIWNEAIAPYKIVIVPIAYEGEVKKTSDKIYSQFSERADVLLDDRDERAGVKFKDADLLGIPIRITVSEKTLKENKVELKYRNEKTVNLVSIESLLDIIK comes from the coding sequence ATGAGATATTCAGAATCTTTTATTCCCACTGTTAAAGAGACACCTTCAGATGCTGATACGGTTTCCCAGAAGTTAATGCTTCGGTCAGCACTTATAAGAAAGCTTACTTCGGGAACTTACAATTGGCTGCCGTTGGGATTACGGGTATTGAAAAAAGTTGAACAGATAATACGGGAAGAAATGAATAAAATTGGCGGTCAGGAACTTCTTATGCCTGCAATATTACCAAAAGAATTATGGGAAGAAACAGGCAGATGGAATATTTACGGTAAAGAGCTATTCCGTCTAAAAGACCGTTCAGACAGGGAATTTTGTTTAGGTCCTACACATGAGGAGATTGTTACGGATATTGTCAGAAAGGATGTCCGTTCATATCGCCAGCTTCCTTTAATGCTGTATCAGTTCCAGACAAAGTTCAGAGATGAAATCAGGCCGCGGTTTGGTGTAATACGGGCAAAAGAATTTTATATGAAAGATGCATATTCTTTTCATGCGACAGAAGAAGATGCTGAAAGATATTACAAGCTTGTCTATGATGCTTACTCCAAAATTTGTGAAAGGTGTGGATTTAAGTTTCGCGTGGTTGAGGCGACAACAGGTGCTATCGGAGGTTCACTCTCGCATGAATTTATGGTACTAGCTGAAACCGGCGAAGAAGAAATCGTTTCTTGTGATTGCGGTTACGGTGCTAATATAGAAAAAGCGGAATGTGTTAAGGACAATACAAAATTCAGGATTCAGGATTCAGCATTAAAACAGTTGGAGGAAGTGCATACGCCGGGGATGAAGACTGTTGAAGAAGTTGGAAAATTTCTTAATGAGAAGCTGGATAAATTTATAAAAACACTGATTTATCTTGCTGATGGTAAACCTGTAATGGTACTTGTCAGGGGTGATTGCGAAATAAACGAAGAAAAACTTAAAGGTTTTCTAAAATGTAACGAACTTTTTCTTGCAGATGCAAAAACAGTTGAAAAAATCACAGGTGCTCCCGTAGGTTTTGCCGGTCCTGTCCGACTTCCTGCTTCCGACTTGCCACTTCCTATCTATGCTGATTTTTCAATAAAAGATATCGTAAATGGCATTTCAGGAGCGAATAAAAAAGATTATCATCTGAAAAATATAAATGTTAGCAGGGATTGCAAATTATCAGAGGTTGCTGATTTAAAAAAAGTAAAAAAGGGTGATAAGTGTCCAAGGTGTTGTAAAAATGAATTAAAATTTTCCAGAGGGATAGAAATAGGACATACTTTCAAATTAGGTACAAAATATTCAAAATCAATGAATGCCACATTTCTTGATGAAAAAGGTGTTAAAAATCATTTTATAATGGGTTGTTATGGAATAGGAGTTTCCAGGATAGTTGCCGCTGCGGTTGAACAATCAAATGACAAAGATGGTATAATTTGGAACGAGGCAATTGCACCGTATAAAATTGTAATAGTCCCGATTGCATATGAAGGTGAAGTTAAAAAGACAAGCGATAAAATTTACTCGCAATTTTCAGAAAGAGCAGATGTTCTTTTAGATGACAGGGATGAGAGAGCCGGTGTGAAATTTAAAGATGCTGATTTACTGGGTATTCCCATCCGCATTACCGTTTCCGAGAAAACGCTCAAAGAAAATAAGGTTGAACTCAAATATAGAAATGAAAAAACTGTAAATCTTGTAAGCATAGAAAGTCTGCTTGACATTATAAAGTAA
- a CDS encoding 2-isopropylmalate synthase, with protein sequence MLKFNKRTRTLEQEEYKYQLQDVKEPNLYRDIFPYGEVPKISFNWRVVPMNPTEEIWITDTTFRDGQQSRPPYTVKQIVDVYKMIHRLSGPNGVIRQSEFFLYSEKDKESVTKCLELGYKYPEITGWIRAHKEDFKLVKKLGLKETGILTSVSDYHIFLKLKKTRKEAMDMYLGIVKDALEEKIIPRCHFEDITRADFYGFVVPFAQELMKLSKAANIPIKIRACDTLGYGVTYPGVTLPRSVNGIIYGLTKFAGVPSEWLEWHGHNDFHRALTNAIGSWLYGCSVTNGSLLGIGERTGNTPTEALVIEYIAFRGDSNGMETTVISEIAEYFEKEMGYQIPPNQPYVGKNFNVTRAGIHADGLLKDEEIYNIFDTNKILKKPVSVGITDKSGFAGIIYWINHHLKIKVDKDNPGVIKIKEWIDTQYEAERTIGISDEEMLRLVKKYIPEIVIK encoded by the coding sequence ATGTTAAAATTTAACAAGAGAACAAGAACCTTGGAACAGGAAGAGTATAAATATCAACTGCAAGATGTAAAAGAACCGAACCTTTACAGGGATATTTTCCCGTATGGTGAGGTACCGAAAATTTCTTTTAACTGGCGGGTTGTGCCTATGAACCCTACGGAAGAAATATGGATAACCGATACTACGTTTCGTGACGGTCAGCAATCGCGTCCTCCGTATACGGTAAAGCAAATTGTCGATGTTTACAAAATGATTCACCGGTTGTCAGGTCCTAATGGCGTTATCAGGCAGTCTGAATTTTTTTTATATTCTGAAAAAGACAAAGAATCAGTTACAAAGTGTTTAGAACTTGGGTATAAATATCCCGAAATTACCGGTTGGATAAGGGCGCACAAAGAGGATTTTAAGTTAGTTAAAAAACTCGGACTTAAAGAAACCGGAATTCTTACATCAGTGTCCGATTATCATATTTTCCTGAAACTTAAAAAAACAAGAAAAGAAGCGATGGATATGTATTTGGGTATTGTAAAAGACGCGCTTGAAGAAAAAATAATTCCGAGATGTCATTTTGAGGATATTACCCGTGCTGATTTCTACGGATTTGTGGTTCCCTTTGCACAGGAATTAATGAAACTGTCAAAAGCTGCAAACATACCTATAAAAATTCGTGCGTGCGACACATTAGGTTATGGAGTTACTTACCCTGGTGTTACTTTGCCCCGTTCGGTCAACGGTATAATTTATGGACTTACTAAATTTGCCGGGGTCCCTTCGGAATGGCTGGAATGGCATGGTCATAATGATTTTCATCGTGCATTGACCAATGCTATTGGTTCGTGGTTGTATGGTTGTTCTGTAACCAACGGTTCGCTTTTAGGTATAGGTGAAAGGACAGGTAACACGCCGACTGAGGCATTAGTTATTGAATATATTGCTTTTCGCGGTGATTCTAACGGTATGGAGACTACTGTAATTTCTGAAATAGCGGAATATTTTGAAAAAGAAATGGGTTATCAAATCCCTCCTAATCAGCCGTATGTCGGAAAGAATTTTAATGTTACACGTGCAGGAATTCATGCGGACGGGCTTTTGAAAGATGAAGAAATATACAACATATTTGATACAAATAAAATTTTGAAAAAACCGGTTTCTGTTGGAATTACCGATAAATCCGGTTTTGCAGGAATAATTTACTGGATAAATCATCATTTAAAGATTAAAGTTGATAAAGATAACCCGGGAGTAATTAAAATCAAGGAATGGATTGATACTCAATATGAAGCGGAAAGAACAATAGGTATTTCTGACGAGGAAATGTTAAGGTTGGTGAAAAAATATATTCCGGAGATTGTGATAAAATAA
- the proB gene encoding glutamate 5-kinase: protein MSSFTKNRIVLKIGSGIITSSKDFTYMQKIAEEVSSFHNMKNEIIIVSSGAIATGIVKLGLKKKPSDLPSKQAAASVGQVGLMNKWTDIFSKYNIPVAQILLTKNDFEDRNRYLNTRNTIMRLLSWGVIPVINENDTVVTEEINFGDNDTLSATVASKVDANYLIILTDVDGLYKGNPKKNKNAELISEVKKISTDIENYATKEEGCSFSVGGMMSKIEAAKIATASGVETFIVNGKKNVCISDIIAGRVKCTKFLADVKIDSRKKWIAFGAKLSGTIEIDDGAASAVKDSSKSLLPSGIIRTKSDFEKGDVVSIFNKGKEIARGIVSYSSKDIEKIKGHKSSEIEKILCRKDYEEVIHRDNLVVIG, encoded by the coding sequence ATGAGTTCATTTACGAAGAATAGGATTGTTCTTAAAATAGGCAGTGGTATTATAACATCTTCGAAAGATTTTACCTATATGCAGAAAATAGCGGAAGAAGTTTCATCTTTTCATAATATGAAAAACGAGATTATCATCGTTTCTTCCGGTGCGATTGCAACAGGCATAGTAAAGCTGGGTTTGAAGAAAAAACCGTCTGATTTACCGTCCAAACAGGCTGCCGCTTCTGTCGGGCAGGTGGGTCTGATGAATAAATGGACTGATATCTTTTCAAAATATAATATACCTGTTGCCCAGATACTTCTTACGAAAAATGATTTTGAAGACAGGAACAGATATTTGAATACAAGAAACACGATTATGAGACTTCTATCCTGGGGAGTAATACCTGTAATAAATGAAAATGATACAGTTGTTACGGAAGAAATTAATTTTGGCGATAATGATACTCTTTCAGCGACAGTTGCTTCCAAAGTTGATGCTAATTATCTTATTATTTTAACTGATGTAGACGGTCTTTATAAAGGTAATCCCAAAAAAAATAAAAATGCGGAATTGATTTCGGAAGTAAAAAAGATTTCAACTGATATAGAAAATTATGCAACGAAAGAAGAGGGTTGTAGTTTTTCTGTTGGCGGGATGATGTCAAAAATAGAAGCAGCAAAGATTGCAACTGCTTCAGGTGTTGAGACATTTATAGTAAACGGCAAAAAAAACGTTTGTATTTCAGACATAATTGCCGGTCGTGTCAAATGCACTAAATTTCTGGCGGATGTAAAAATTGACAGTAGGAAAAAATGGATTGCCTTCGGTGCTAAATTATCAGGAACAATTGAAATAGATGACGGAGCTGCTTCTGCAGTAAAGGATTCTTCAAAAAGTCTGCTCCCGTCCGGGATTATCAGGACTAAAAGTGATTTTGAAAAAGGCGATGTGGTAAGCATTTTCAATAAAGGGAAAGAAATAGCTCGCGGGATTGTTTCATATTCAAGCAAAGATATCGAAAAAATAAAAGGACACAAATCATCCGAAATAGAAAAAATCCTCTGCCGTAAAGATTACGAAGAAGTTATCCACAGAGACAATCTTGTAGTAATAGGTTGA
- the rpmA gene encoding 50S ribosomal protein L27 yields the protein MAHTKSQGSTGNGRDSAGQRLGVKRFEGQVIPAGSIIVRQRGKKYHPGLNVGIGKDDTLFAKVKGTIKFHWASKKCKKISIIPSV from the coding sequence ATGGCTCATACTAAATCTCAAGGTTCAACAGGTAATGGACGCGATTCTGCCGGGCAACGATTAGGTGTTAAGCGTTTTGAAGGTCAGGTTATTCCTGCAGGCAGTATTATTGTCAGACAACGGGGGAAAAAGTATCATCCCGGGTTAAATGTCGGAATTGGTAAAGATGATACCCTTTTTGCTAAGGTTAAAGGTACGATTAAATTTCATTGGGCATCAAAAAAATGTAAGAAAATAAGTATAATTCCTTCCGTTTGA